A stretch of Candidatus Brocadiaceae bacterium DNA encodes these proteins:
- a CDS encoding nucleotidyltransferase domain-containing protein, producing MSIKDSLLEKSHEINQIAARHGACDIRLFGSVSGGEDKEESDVDILVKTNEKRSPWFPGGLIADLEELLGKQVEVVTEKGLNKLITEEVLNEALSL from the coding sequence ATGTCAATAAAAGACAGCCTCCTGGAAAAAAGTCATGAAATAAACCAAATTGCAGCAAGGCATGGCGCTTGTGATATCAGGTTATTCGGTTCCGTTTCTGGAGGGGAAGATAAAGAAGAAAGCGATGTTGACATACTGGTAAAGACAAACGAAAAGAGGAGTCCTTGGTTTCCAGGTGGATTAATTGCCGACTTGGAAGAATTACTTGGTAAACAGGTTGAGGTTGTTACAGAAAAAGGTCTGAATAAATTAATAACGGAAGAAGTGCTTAATGAGGCCTTATCTTTATGA
- a CDS encoding DUF3524 domain-containing protein, which translates to MGKVKQLKILALEPYYGGSHKAFLDGWIKFSQHQWTLLNLPPRKWKWRMRHSAITLTNQTAEIIRSGRDWDVLFCSDMLNLAEYKGLAHTRVQKIPSIAYFHENQLTYPIIHKQTMDYHYVFTNMTTALAATEVWFNSSFHRETFFCALQAFLKRMPDFRPLESVENIRSKSKICYPGIHQFPKRKGRHPGPMRITWAARWEYDKNPELLFNALRILKWRNIDFRLSVIGEQFRQIPDVFHSAKQEFSCFIDRWGYQQCRNDYESALLEADVFVSTAEHEFFGISVLEASAAGAFPIVPKKLAYPETLEHDNGNEDFYFDGSVNQLADRLTQLAKRIRNNTLWNGDPTRAIRIAEKFYWQPTARRLDRSLYTVFSQREEDH; encoded by the coding sequence ATGGGAAAAGTAAAACAACTTAAAATTCTTGCATTAGAGCCATACTACGGAGGCAGCCACAAGGCCTTTCTGGATGGATGGATCAAATTCAGCCAACACCAATGGACTCTCCTGAATTTACCCCCGAGAAAATGGAAATGGCGCATGCGCCACTCAGCTATCACTTTAACTAATCAGACTGCTGAAATAATCAGGTCAGGAAGAGATTGGGATGTGCTTTTTTGCTCTGACATGTTAAATCTGGCGGAATACAAAGGCCTTGCCCATACAAGAGTGCAAAAAATTCCTTCTATTGCATATTTTCACGAAAACCAATTGACGTATCCCATCATACACAAGCAGACCATGGATTACCATTACGTCTTTACCAACATGACGACCGCCCTGGCAGCAACCGAGGTATGGTTTAACTCCTCATTCCATCGTGAAACCTTTTTCTGCGCGTTGCAAGCTTTCCTGAAACGCATGCCTGATTTTCGTCCCCTTGAGTCCGTTGAAAACATTCGCAGTAAATCAAAGATATGTTACCCAGGCATACATCAATTCCCGAAAAGAAAAGGGCGACACCCAGGTCCCATGCGTATTACATGGGCAGCACGATGGGAATATGACAAAAATCCTGAACTTCTCTTCAACGCTTTAAGAATCTTAAAATGGAGAAATATTGATTTCCGGTTGAGTGTTATTGGAGAGCAATTTAGGCAAATTCCTGATGTATTTCACTCTGCCAAACAGGAATTCTCATGTTTTATTGATCGTTGGGGATATCAACAATGTAGGAATGATTACGAATCGGCTCTTTTAGAAGCGGACGTGTTTGTGTCGACTGCAGAGCATGAATTCTTCGGTATCAGCGTATTGGAAGCCTCTGCGGCAGGTGCTTTCCCTATCGTTCCCAAAAAACTGGCTTATCCGGAAACATTGGAACATGATAATGGAAACGAAGATTTTTATTTTGACGGAAGTGTAAATCAATTGGCGGACAGGCTTACTCAGTTAGCAAAAAGGATCCGGAATAACACCTTGTGGAATGGTGATCCGACACGCGCCATCCGTATAGCGGAAAAATTTTACTGGCAACCCACTGCACGCAGGCTGGACCGTTCTCTCTATACCGTATTTTCTCAACGCGAAGAAGATCATTAA
- a CDS encoding type II toxin-antitoxin system RelE/ParE family toxin, giving the protein MLNRAKNLNDLKVPPSNHLEALHGNRKGQHSIRISDQWRVCFKWSDGDARNVENN; this is encoded by the coding sequence ATGCTGAATAGAGCTAAAAATTTAAATGACTTGAAGGTTCCACCATCAAATCACCTTGAAGCATTGCATGGTAATAGAAAAGGACAACATAGTATTCGAATAAGTGATCAATGGAGAGTTTGTTTTAAATGGTCTGATGGTGACGCAAGAAATGTTGAAAATAACTGA
- a CDS encoding HigA family addiction module antitoxin, which produces MMSTEKIKPIHPGEILLEEFLKPMGLSQNQLANDIGVPPRRINEIAHGKRRVTADTALRLAYYFKMSPQFWLGLQMDYDLDIEEDKLSKRLEKEVSIYETVHEST; this is translated from the coding sequence ATGATGAGCACAGAAAAAATAAAACCAATCCATCCTGGAGAAATACTTTTGGAAGAATTTCTGAAACCAATGGGGTTAAGTCAAAACCAACTAGCCAATGATATTGGTGTTCCTCCACGCAGAATCAATGAAATAGCACACGGAAAACGCAGAGTTACAGCCGATACAGCACTTCGCCTAGCGTATTATTTCAAAATGTCCCCACAGTTTTGGCTTGGTTTGCAAATGGATTACGACCTGGACATTGAAGAAGATAAACTTTCAAAGCGACTTGAAAAAGAAGTAAGTATTTATGAAACAGTTCACGAGTCCACATAA
- a CDS encoding 3-hydroxyacyl-CoA dehydrogenase family protein yields the protein MSSFFMCEHVAVKKTSSCTKKSSGFVANRLPSALFREAASIVQKGLTSPQDIDRVMKDSFRRRYAAAVIFELADIAGLEVGVEMANQIFSDLKSSPEPPQLLQEKIERGELGIKTGKGFYHWTSESAQALKQKIAAALIKILKQYCIIREDTHANSSVLKQDYPVLLFFSHF from the coding sequence ATGTCAAGTTTTTTTATGTGTGAGCACGTTGCTGTTAAAAAAACCTCTTCTTGTACAAAAAAATCTTCAGGATTCGTTGCAAACAGGCTTCCATCAGCTCTATTCAGGGAAGCTGCATCTATTGTGCAAAAAGGTCTCACCAGCCCACAGGATATAGACAGGGTAATGAAAGACAGCTTTAGACGCCGCTATGCTGCTGCCGTCATTTTTGAACTGGCAGATATTGCGGGATTAGAGGTAGGAGTGGAAATGGCAAATCAGATATTTTCTGATCTTAAATCTTCTCCAGAACCACCTCAATTGCTTCAGGAAAAAATTGAAAGAGGTGAGCTCGGAATAAAAACGGGGAAGGGTTTTTATCACTGGACTTCTGAATCTGCTCAGGCACTGAAACAGAAAATCGCGGCAGCCCTGATTAAAATACTCAAACAGTACTGTATCATACGCGAAGACACTCATGCGAACAGTTCAGTACTAAAACAAGATTATCCTGTCCTTTTGTTTTTCTCCCATTTTTGA
- a CDS encoding M48 family metallopeptidase, with translation MRGYEEMLGAIFFAYLFVILSDYWLKYLNLSRLKKQGTFIPPEFEGSIDQALLRKTRDYVIENTKYEVLLSLFQSSILLIFLFGNLFAWYNSWVVSLQMPFVLSGLLFFLFLLYADTFLTIPFKLYHTFKIENTYGFTTTTLKLWITDFIKSLMVSTILTAIVISAGLFIVQKSPHLWWFWVWCFFFAFSIIIMYLFPYVIAPIFNKFTPIEDETLKAGIQNIMKKVGIKVKQVFQMDASRRTKHTNAYFTGIGKVKRIVLYDTLVDTMNSGEILSVLAHEAGHWKKRHLLKHLIASEIIALFVMFVVHKLLQNDFLIDLFHVKESTFLAKVVIISFLGSIVSYPFSPLKNYFSRRNEFAADLFSNEITGDSRSMISTLVKLSRDNLSNLHPHPLYAAFHYSHPPVLERIRAIQKWEKNKRTG, from the coding sequence ATGAGAGGTTATGAAGAAATGCTCGGCGCCATTTTTTTTGCGTATCTTTTTGTGATACTTTCGGATTATTGGCTGAAATATCTTAATCTTTCTCGCCTGAAAAAACAGGGAACCTTCATTCCTCCAGAATTTGAAGGGTCCATTGATCAAGCGCTTCTCAGAAAAACACGGGACTACGTTATTGAGAATACAAAATATGAGGTTCTTTTATCTCTCTTTCAAAGTAGCATTCTTTTGATATTTCTCTTCGGCAATCTGTTTGCTTGGTATAATTCATGGGTAGTTTCTCTTCAAATGCCTTTTGTCTTATCAGGGTTGTTGTTCTTTTTGTTTTTGCTTTATGCGGACACCTTTTTGACTATTCCATTTAAGCTCTACCACACCTTTAAAATAGAAAACACATATGGATTTACCACGACAACGCTAAAATTATGGATAACTGATTTCATAAAATCACTCATGGTATCCACTATCTTGACGGCAATAGTTATATCGGCAGGACTTTTCATCGTTCAAAAAAGTCCTCATCTGTGGTGGTTCTGGGTTTGGTGTTTCTTTTTTGCCTTCAGTATAATCATTATGTATCTTTTCCCCTATGTAATAGCCCCAATTTTTAATAAGTTTACCCCGATAGAAGATGAAACACTCAAGGCAGGTATACAAAATATCATGAAGAAGGTGGGTATAAAGGTGAAACAGGTTTTTCAGATGGATGCATCAAGAAGGACGAAACATACGAATGCATATTTTACCGGTATAGGAAAGGTGAAGCGGATTGTCCTCTATGATACCCTGGTTGATACCATGAACAGTGGTGAAATTTTATCGGTACTTGCACACGAGGCAGGTCACTGGAAAAAGCGGCACCTCCTGAAGCATCTTATTGCTTCAGAAATAATCGCATTGTTTGTGATGTTTGTCGTCCACAAGCTACTCCAAAATGATTTTCTGATTGACCTTTTCCACGTGAAAGAGAGTACCTTTCTTGCAAAGGTTGTTATCATTAGTTTTTTGGGCTCCATTGTATCCTACCCCTTCAGCCCCCTCAAGAACTATTTTTCCAGAAGGAATGAATTTGCAGCCGATCTTTTTTCAAACGAAATAACAGGGGACAGCAGAAGTATGATAAGTACCCTGGTAAAGCTTTCCAGGGATAATCTCTCAAACCTTCATCCACATCCCCTCTATGCGGCTTTTCATTATTCGCATCCCCCGGTATTGGAGAGAATACGAGCTATTCAAAAATGGGAGAAAAACAAAAGGACAGGATAA